In Oncorhynchus nerka isolate Pitt River linkage group LG21, Oner_Uvic_2.0, whole genome shotgun sequence, the following are encoded in one genomic region:
- the LOC115104102 gene encoding prohibitin 1-like gives MAKLFESIGKLGLALAVGGGVVNSALFNVDAGHRAVIFDRFRGVQDAVVGEGTHFLIPWVQKPIIFDCRSRPRNVPVITGSKDLQNVNITLRILFRPVTSQLPRIFTSIGEDYDERVLPSITTEVLKSVVARFDAGELITQRELVSRQVSDDLTERANTFGLILDDVSLTHLTFGKEFTEAVEMKQVAQQEAERARFVVEKAEQQKQAAIISAEGDSQAALLIANSLQEAGDGLVELRKLEAAEDIAFQLSRSRNVTYLPAGQGTLLQLPQ, from the exons ATGGCGAAACTATTTGAATCCATCGGGAAGTTGGGGCTGGCCCTCGCCGTTGGTGGGGGTGTTGTGAACTCGGCCCTCTTCAATG TTGACGCAGGTCATCGGGCAGTAATATTTGACAGGTTCCGGGGAGTGCAAGATGCTGTAGTTGGCGAGGGAACCCACTTCCTCATTCCCTGGGTACAGAAGCCTATCATCTTTGACTGCCGTTCACGTCCGCGCAACGTGCCTGTCATCACAGGCAGCAAAG ATCTGCAGAATGTGAACATCACACTGCGTATCCTCTTCCGGCCGGTGACTAGCCAGCTCCCACGCATCTTCACCAGCATCGGAGAAGACTACGACGAGAGGGTACTGCCATCCATCACCACAGAGGTCCTCAAATCCGTGGTG GCCCGGTTTGATGCCGGTGAGCTCATCACCCAGAGAGAGCTGGTGTCCCGGCAGGTCAGTGACGACCTGACAGAAAGAGCCAACACCTTCGGCCTCATCCTGGATGACGTCTCACTG ACACACTTGACGTTCGGTAAGGAGTTCACAGAGGCTGTTGAGATGAAGCAGGTGGCTCAGCAGGAGGCCGAGAGGGCCAGGTTTGTCGTGGAGAAG GCCGAGCAACAGAAACAGGCAGCCATCATCTCAGCAGAGGGTGACTCCCAGGCCGCCCTGCTCATTGCTAACTCTCTGCAGGAGGCTGGAGATGGCCTGGTAGAGCTGCGTAAGCTGGAGGCTGCCGAGGACATCGCCTTCCAGCTGTCCCGCTCCCGCAACGTCACCTACCTGCCTGCCGGCCAGGGCACACTCCTGCAGCTGCCCCAGTGA
- the LOC115104099 gene encoding uncharacterized protein LOC115104099: MAEQCRTVRVSGLPTDIKEDRLTDKLYIYFLRARNGGGEIASVTIVKATPVSALITFEDIGVARSVLQHGRHILKVDGKKYELTLSEPHKDLDPNKVILSMSVTVDYSQLPGGKAALTSLDRSHDVQIHYNNPEQLCTLQGLYSQVQAALAQILGLPTVLASIDTTLPVANGVLGVLTRGTRGQAKRTHTQEATDHHRRGDEQSDLGSGPHRDFMSGGQGCEWEGTAQAKGGAVGLCLSEEPPMVEEDLSLIMDADLFHYLQRQCGEEYQEILTQHGVEVVDVTAEGVTTLFLQRVPGVGDIGQELERLRGARGDLSRLYQENEARLRRAQLPKSVLSPRGGLSRAMEGLRVRLPKLLFSEDDRNIYLVGNSSDVSEAKQVLLLGEREEAVEDVASLLPSPSSTSGSSKPGEEERLTPTLSSTAGTPLDARVDKLLKQYETERRTEGARGYKFAPRFKALGPAGLGTRPRDTVTVGDTSPSIRPGLGPMLGHDLFCSDRAGSGVGGLSRPGTQSSGDDILFRRGEPLFTPSMENGLFLSSIPTHVGQQGETAPFTSTLNTLSGGSTIPTTISTSGSGSTLKRASSFSGRARSKVQDPGQSEAEKATTRARRSNSLDRRNAYSAELTISMVIWNYMKEAYATRIQDMTSDLQMRERQSDKSSDITVILMGAESSVVSTCQLEMQKLVAMVKTDFCLQELPLAELGVSDPADETLEVCCAEVRQRFKKVSIQTMRDSVFLIGPKQLCSQVGAALREVFPGETGQGGGQEDFSVPYTTTLNQSSPFQVNGVQNSSQFQTSGPQRMSETQRGGGEGPGANREKKNIQRSDSSKRTRNSESEHKNTVVSQSPARKDPVIKEKVEGGGTMEADRSKTDTFLSHSAIGNGGRPGAVNGGGTNQDMVTPPKESNLRSRVTQKDNNRQSSGAENQERSGSALTRHGLGRSSLSGARTQICVCGESGASVKRTGCGVTLCPQCLLKVHIQCRVCPKAEVAVPQGVQGNMSYSEMPFSLPGHGRDAVVKITYCIPDGIQGRGHPSPGSAFRGGVFEAYLPLCERTRKLLPRLEKAFRLGLTFTVTGREPGARVSWDSIPHKTSLHGGKSGNGYPDSTYLSRLSEVLRTHGIEEAPAKSQDQNKT, translated from the exons ATGGCGGAGCAGTGCAGGACAGTAAGGGTGAGTGGCCTGCCCACTGATATAAAGGAGGACCGGCTGACAGACAAGCTGTACATCTACTTCCTGAGGgccaggaatggaggaggggaaaTAGCATCTGTCACCATTGTCAAGGCAACACCCGTCTCTGCCCTCATCACCTTTGAGGACATTGGag TGGCAAGGAGCGTGCTTCAACATGGCCGACACATTCTGAAGGTGGACGGGAAGAAGTATGAACTCACCTTGAGTGAACCTCACAAAGACCTGGACCCAAATAAG GTCATCTTGAGCATGTCTGTTACTGTGGATTACAGCCAGCTACCTGGAGGAAAGGCAGCATTGACCAGCCTTGACAGGAGTCATGATGTTCAGATCCACTATAACAACCCAGAGCAGCTCTGCACCTTGCAGGGCCTCTACTCCCAGGTTCAGGCTGCACTGGCCCAAATACTGGGGCTCCCGACGGTCCTGGCCTCCATAGATACAACCCTACCTGTGGCCAATGGTGTTCTGGGAGTTCTTACTAGAGGCACTAGGGGCCAAGCGAAGAGGACTCATACCCAGGAGGCGACAGACCATCACAGGAGAGGTGATGAGCAGAGTGATCTAGGCTCAGGTCCACATAGGGACTTTATGTCTGGAGGTCAGGGctgtgagtgggaggggacagCTCAGGCAAAGGGGGGTGCTgtgggtctgtgtctgtctgaggaACCCCCCATGGTGGAAGAGGACCTCTCCCTGATCATGGATGCAGACTTGTTCCACTACCTGCAGAGGCAGTGTGGAGAGGAGTACCAGGAGATCCTCACCCAGCATGGGGTAGAGGTGGTGGACGTGACCGCAGAGGGAGTGACCACCCTGTTCCTACAGAGAGTCCCCGGGGTGGGGGACATTGGACAGGAGCTGGAGCGTCTGAGGGGGGCTCGTGGGGACCTGAGCCGGCTCTACCAGGAGAACGAGGCCAGGCTCCGGCGAGCCCAGCTTCCCAAGAGCGTCCTCTCGCCCAGGGGAGGCCTGTCCAGGGCCATGGAGGGCCTGCGGGTCAGGCTGCCCAAGTTGCTATTCAGTGAGGATGACCGGAACATCTACTTAGTTGGCAACAGCAGCGATGTGTCCGAAGCCAAACAGGTCCTCcttctgggggagagagaggaggcggtgGAGGATGTAGCCAGCTTGTTACCATCTCCCTCATCCACATCTGGTTCCTCCAAgccaggggaagaggagagactcacacccactctctcctccacagcaggAACACCCCTGGACGCCAGGGTAGATAAGCTGCTGAAGCAATATGAGACGgagaggaggacggagggggCCCGAGGGTATAAGTTTGCCCCCCGCTTCAAGGCATTAGGGCCGGCTGGGCTAGGGACCAGACCTAGGGACACAGTGACGGTAGGGGACACATCTCCAAGTATACGACCGGGCCTTGGACCCATGTTAGGCCATGACCTGTTTTGCTCAGACAGAGCAGGGTCAGGTGTTGGGGGACTCTCCAGGCCAGGTACACAGAGTAGTGGAGATGATATACTGTTCAGGAGAGGTGAACCCCTGTTCACCCCCTCTATGGAGAATGGACTCTTCCTGAGCTCAATACCAACACACGTTGGGCAGCAGGGTGAGACAGCCCCATTCACCTCAACTCTGAACACCTTGTCAGGGGGCAGCACCATCCCCACCACCATCTCAACCTCTGGGTCAGGATCCACCCTAAAGCGGGCCAGTAGTTTCTCGGGTCGGGCCAGGTCCAAGGTCCAGGACCCAGGACAGAGTGAGGCTGAGAAAGCCACAACCAGAGCCAGGCGGTCCAATAGCTTGGACAGGAGAAATGCCTACAGTGCAGAACTAACCATCTCCATGGTGATATGGAATTACATGAAGGAGGCCTACGCCACCCGTATACAGGACATGACCTCTGACCTGCAGATGAGGGAGAGGCAATCAGACAAAAGCAGTGACATCACTGTCATCCTTATGGGGGCGGAGTCATCTGTGGTGAGCACCTGTCAGTTGGAGATGCAGAAGCTGGTTGCCATGGTGAAGACAGACTTCTGTTTGCAAGAGTTGCCTCTGGCTGAGTTAGGCGTGTCTGACCCAGCAGATGAGACTTTAGAGGTGTGCTGTGCTGAGGTGAGGCAACGGTTCAAGAAGGTCTCCATCCAGACAATGAGAGATAGCGTGTTTCTGATCGGCCCCAAGCAGCTGTGCTCTCAAGTGGGGGCAGCACTGAGGGAGGTGTTCCCTGGAGAGACAGGCCAGGGGGGGGGACAAGAGGACTTCTCGGTCCCCTATACCACCACTTTGAATCAGTCCAGTCCATTTCAGGTGAATGGGGTCCAGAACTCCTCACAGTTTCAGACCAGTGGCCCTCAGCGGATGTCTGAGactcagagagggggaggggaggggcctGGTGCCAACAGGGAGAAGAAAAACATCCAGAGGAGTGATTCTTCCAAGAGGACGAGGAACAGCGAATCAGAACACAAGAACACAGTTGTTAGCCAATCACCAGCGAGGAAAGACCCTGTCATAAAGGAGAAAGTGGAGGGGGGCGGGACCATGGAGGCAGACAGGAGCAAGACTGACACATTTCTCAGCCATTCAGCGATAGGCAACGGAGGAAGGCCGGGAGCAGTGAATGGTGGCGGTACCAATCAAGACATGGTCACGCCCCCAAAAGAAAGCAACCTGAGGTCCAGAGTGACccagaaggacaacaacagaCAGTCTAGTGGAGCAGAGAACCAGGAGAGGTCAGGGTCAGCTCTGACACGTCACGGCCTGGGAAGGTCTAGTCTGTCTGGGGCACGGACacagatctgtgtgtgtggggagagtgGGGCGTCAGTGAAGAGGACAGGGTGTGGGGTGACCCTGTGCCCACAATGTCTCCTCAAAGTCCACATCCAATGCAGGGTTTGCCCCAAGGCTGAGGTGGCAGTCCCACAGGGCGTCCAGGGTAACATGAGCTACTCTGAGATGCCCTTCAGCCTGCCAGGCCATGGCAGAGACGCCGTCGTTAAGATCACCTACTGCATCCCAGATGGCATTCAGGGG AGGGGCCACCCCTCGCCTGGCTCTGCGTTTCGGGGGGGAGTATTTGAGGCCTACCTTCCCCTATGCGAGAGGACCAGGAAACTCCTACCGCGGCTGGAGAAAGCCTTCAGGCTAGGCCTCACCTTCACTGTGACGGGCAGGGAGCCAGGGGCCAGGGTCAGCTGGGACAGCATCCCCCACAAGACCAGCCTGCATGGGGGCAAGTCTGG GAATGGTTATCCAGACTCCACCTATCTGAGTCGACTGTCTGAAGTACTGAGGACACATGGGATTGAGGAGGCCCCTGCCAAGTCTCAAGACCAAAACAAAACCTGA